The nucleotide sequence atttatttgatatattattttattttacagttgaaatataaaataaatgtgtGCCAATTGTATTATGGTACGTTAATATCACGTCTACTCATGAACAAGGTCAAAAATGCTATTTTTAGATTCATATCACATCCCACCGTATGccattacattttatttttctctcaaTATGTACATTCAATAAATTTACCCAAAGATTTAAGGTAGCATCgactactaaaaaaaaaagaaaaaatcaaagagAACTGCATTACGCCATTTTCTTCCCCACTCCCTAGATCTTTGATTTAGTTAAGAAAACAAGGTTATTTCATGAAGCAAAACTTTACATAGCTTAAAGATATTCTTGATATATCGGTTTATATTGTATTCATGTCTATTACTTTGATCAAGAAACTAGATTTTCAGATTCTCTTAACTATTGGTTGTCCAATTGAACTTCTAGTTTGATCCACTGAGTATCAAAGCATTAGATCCAGGAGAATACTCTTGATATCAGTCAAGTTAGGGATGTGAAAGTATACCAAACATCTAATTTTGTCACATATGTATTAATTGTGGGCATGAAATATATATAGGTGGTAAAATGGTTCCGGAAATAAGCACTCCTCCATCAGGATCATGTGGAGCTGCTATTGCAAAAGACGATTCACCACAAACACTAGCTAGAAGACCACCATGTAGACGTCCTCGATTGCAAAACTCAGAAGA is from Brassica napus cultivar Da-Ae chromosome A4, Da-Ae, whole genome shotgun sequence and encodes:
- the LOC106449076 gene encoding uncharacterized protein LOC106449076 codes for the protein MKTSVVPFLRLLLCVFFVIDLAGTTIPGGKMVPEISTPPSGSCGAAIAKDDSPQTLARRPPCRRPRLQNSEDVTHTTLP